The sequence TTTCCGCCGTCCATTGATACCAATTGGACGGGGTGAAATCCCCGATCCGGTGGGGCAGAATACTTTTCTTGATTCTGGCGAAGGAATGAGTATGACCGCTTCGGGTGAAACAAGTGACTACGATGGGCTACAGGGGTTCTTGCGTGAATCGGTCGTTACGGGGACAGCCATCATCTTGCCCCTTCTCGTGACGGTATTGGTACTCAGATTTTTCGTCAATTTCGTCTCGCAGATCCTCGAACCGGTCGTGCAACTCGTCTCAGTGGCCACGAGTACTGGGGGTTTGCCGGATCCGGTCCTCAAACTTATCACGTTCCTCACGCTCGTCACTGCCATCCTGTTCGTGGGTGCTATCAGTGAGTCTGGGTCTGTAAACGTCGGCGGGGGTGCCACATTAGAGACGCTCATTGCGCGCATTCCCGGTATCGGGTCGCTCTATCAAGGGGTCGACGAGATGAGTCAGGTCCTTTTGGACAACGATACGGACAGTTTTCAGGAGGTGAAAATCGTCGAATTTCCAACAGACGGTTCGTTTTCGCTCGCATTTCTTACGGCTGAAACTCCCGAAGTGGTCATGGATCCGCTCGAACACGAGGAGATGGTAACCGTGTATCTTCCGCTCGCCCCCAACCCCGTCGTGGGCGGTTACGTCCTTCACGTTGCCGCAGAACGCGTCTACGACATCGATATGACCGTCGAAGAGGGAATCCAATCAATTGTCACCAGCGGGGTGGCAACCGGCCACCAAAGTGGGGATGCTCTCTCAGAGGACATGATAGACAGGATAAATCGACGGTTCAACCGGATGGACATCGTCCCACGGGTCGAATCCGTCGAAGAATACGCACAGGTTGCATACGAGAAGTTGGGGCCGACCCACAGCGAATCGGCGGACAGATCAGAGACGTCTGAGGAATCCGACGATTCCGACCCAGGCGACCGCTAAATCGCCGGTGAACGAAATGTTTTGATACTGGCTGCTTCTGTTAATGCCATTCATCTTTCCTAAGTCCTTTTTGGGTGATCGGGTCCGATCTGACGATTCTTCTTTCCCCTGACCAATTTCTGGGATGTGGCAAAAGACAATCCCGCGCAAGAGTGCGGTTAATCAGCAGGCACAGACTGTACTACGATCTCTTGGGTTCTAGTTCGGGGACGTAATGAACGCTACCCCGCTGCGAGAACGTCCGCTTGGCCGAGCGAACGCCCGGGGTCCATTTTACTCACCCTCGTCGTCGACGCCCGCGCTCTCCCCGCTCTTCGCGTCGGTTTCGCCCCAGTCGAGGTCGTGAGACCGGTCGGTCTCTCGGAGGATGAACGGCCCGATGGAGAGCGTGTGCTTCGTCACGGTGACGATGCGAAGAATGTAGGATAACAGGAACGCGAACGGCAGCAGGGAGACGGCCACGCCCGCACTCACCACCACGACGAGCGTACGCACGCCGAACACGGTCCCCGGGAACAGCGCCGGTTCGAGGTAGACGATGCCCGCGACCGCCGTGAGGAGCGCGGGCACGGACGCGTACAGCATCGTCCGGGAGAGGTCGATGAGCGCCCACTGGAAGTACAGCGTCTTGAAGTGCTCGCGCGCCGGCCCGAACAGTTCGAGCGCGTTGATGAGTTCGTCGAACGCCGCGCGCGCCTCCTCGGTAAGCACATCCTCGTTCTCTGCGCGGATGCGGCGCGCCGCGTACAACTTCCACGAGTAGTTGAAGTTCAGCGCGGAGAACACCACGTCGAACTCGCCGAACTGGGCGTCCTTGAGACCGTTCTCGACGGCCTCCGCGTTCCCCTTCACGTTCTCTGTGAACGCAGCCACCTGGTCGTTGAGAGCCTCGTCGTCAATGTCCTGAATGGCGTCCGAGACGGCTTTGGCGCGTCGCTTCGTAAGTTTCACGAGCGACCGGAGGAACGCCGAGGGCTGGGCGGGACTCACGGGCTCCTCGATAACGTCCTCGACGTCCTTCCGGAACGCCATCGCACCCTCCATGCGTTCGCGCTGATCCCCGATTGGGCCCAGTTCCTGAGAGAGCACGAGCTGGCTGAGCGCAAGCACGAGCGTGACGCCCGTGATGATGGACGTGAGAAGCCCCTGGAACAGCGTCTCGATGGGGTCCGCCTGGCGAAACAGCGCCGGCGTCCCGGTCGGGTGGAACTGTCCGATGATAGCGAGTGCGAGGAACACGCCGCCCGAGATTCCGGCAGCGACCAGCCACCGGTTCGCGTTCAACAGTACCCAGAACTTCCGACTGTTCTCCGGCACGCGCTCTCGCATCGTGTCGCTCGGGCGACTCCCCTCGCTGTCGCTCATACCATTCTATTCCGGTTACAATTGAAAATACTTGAGGATACCATAGAAGAGTTCTCACGATGTGATTATGGTACTTCCTGGCTTGTCTCCACGTCCGTAGGTGGTGATTGTGACGACGATCAGCACCGGAACTGAAGTTGAATGGGATCGGTGAGAGGGAGGAAAGGACTAACGTGCATTGGTTTCGGAGCTGTCCACGCGCTGTTGGAACCGTCGGATTGACCACTTGGATTGGTACACGGGCTCACATGACAAACAAGTGTGCTCCGGTCGAAGAAGCGCTCGGCTCCACACAGGACCTGTATGAGGTGGTGGACTGGGAGGTTCGTACGAGACTTGACCGACTGGCCGCCGCGGTACACAGCGGCTTGCGGCGTTCCAGCCGGTGGCTCCTCATCACGGTCGCAATGCCCTGTTTGTTGCCCAACTCGGGTTTGCGGCGTACGCATCGGTCATCCGCCCGACGTTCGGGTTGTTGACGCTGTTGTCAACCTTCTCCGCGCTGGCGCGGCAGGATGAAGACTTGGGAGACGTGAGGTCCGTCCAACTCGAAACCATCGCCACCGATGCATGGGAAGCTATCGATACGCGTGATGCAGTCTTAGAAACGGAATAGGGCATGATCAACGCCGACCCGACCATGCTGCAGACGTTATTCGAAAATTTATTTCGCAATGCAGTCGGTCATGGTGGATTTGACGTGACGGTGCGTGTCCAGCCACTTCCTGACGGATTCCTTGTAGAAGACACTGGGAGCGGAATATCAATGGATCTGCGTGAGGAAGTGATGGAGCACGGATTCACGACGGGATACAGTGGGACTGGGATTGGTTTGACGATTGTACAGCGGATCGCTGAAGACCATGACTGGTGTGTCAGTCTCGGCGTAAGTTCCGAAGGCGGGGCTCGCTTTGAGTTCCGTCAATGCTGAATTCGCGCCTTCTATTCAGCACACATGTATTTCTCAGATCTTTGAGGTTCCCATTTGGAATGGAGTCTGAAAATTGCCAAAATCAATGTCTTCTACTATAGATGCGTTGGGGCTATCTCGGCGGTGCCGACCAAGCGTTCGCGGCGCGAGTGGTCCGATGAACCCGGAGGGTCCGCGATTTTCTATAGTGGAAGACTTGGATTGTGGTATTTTCAGACCGGATTCCTAGGTACTACAAAGAATTGAGAGATGTCGGCGTGCTGCATACAGTGCGCTTATTCACCACCAATCGAATTCGAGTTTCGGATTGTGGCCTGCATAGTCCATCAGTGACGGGGATGAACGTAATGAAAACACAATTGAGCCTACACTTATGATTAGTATACGATGGTCAACGGAACACTCGTAAACGACCTCCTTCCGAATCCCAGTGTGTACCTTCGGATAATTCGATTCCTTGCCATTTTGATCATTGGTATAATATTGACTCGAGCAGCCATAGTCCCGGTAATCCGAAGGGTACTGCGGAAGCGAGAAGCTGGCACTGAAACGATCCATTCCGTGGTGAGTCTCACCAGCGTCATTGGGTATTTTTTGAGTTTCACGATAGCGTTGCAAGCCGCAAATTTCGGCAGCATAGTGACGATACTCGGTGCGATGACCGCAGCCTTGGTAGTAGCTATGGGGTTTGGAATGCGAGATCAGATTTCAAACATCGTTGCCGGGTTTTTAATCTATGGGTCCAATCCGTTCATCGTGGGTGATTATATCAAATCCCAAACCGCCGAAGGTGTTGTCGAATCGATCGACCTCGTCTCTACCACTCTGAGTGGAAGTTCAAGTCAAAAGATTGTGGTTCCGAATGCGCAGTTGACGACCGAAGAGTTGAGAAATTATACCAAAGCCTCTCGGACGAAAGCGTCCATCCGGGTAACGCTCCCACTTGAACAGCTCGTGGAGGGGACTGAACTACTCAAAGACCTCGTTGACAAACGGTCAGAGGTACTCGATGACCCCGCACCTGACATCTTCTACAGCGAGACGGACGGTGAGGTGTATGCTGAGATACATTTTTCGTTGGAAACCTCGCGAAACGCGAAGGAAATCAAGAGCGATATTCTCGAGGATTTCACCCGACAGATGGTGGAAGCTGGACTTGCCGACATGGGCGATCTAGACGAAAATGAAGGTTGAACGCGACTAGTTGTTAGTAACGAGTATGTTGACCAAAAAACGGGTCGAGGATAATTGACCCGAGGTACTATATGTTAAGACAGTAATGATTTAATATGGTAAACGTGCCAACAATTCTGAACGACGCCACAGCCACACAATCCCTGCCGCTGCTGTTCGGCGGGGACCTCATTGGGCTCGCGATCTTGTTTCTGATACTCGCAGTCGTCGCAGTAATCTTCGGAGCAAAGGGTATCGCTGGTCTCAGTATGGACATCGCAAAATGGCTCGTCATCATTTTCATTGTGCTTGCGATCATCTCGTTCGTTCTGTAGAATACGCCAGTCGCTTTCGATGACTCCGCAGATATTCCAGCGATCGGCCGAATGAATCCGTTATATTTGCCAGGTGGATCTGATATCACCTCGTTACTGTCAATCACTCCGAGCTGAATAGAGGGGGCAAATCGACAACCCAACCGATGGTGAAACGGACAGTATCTACCTACGCCTGTTTCATTCTTCTAGTAGTTCATCCGCACACTCGGTACAAACCTCAATCCCTCCTTTCATGGTCACGTCATCTGCATCGTGATCGGTTGCTTCTACTAATTCACTTGTAATGGCAGCGGGTGGAATCATGCGCAAGCTATCGACTTCGCGGCCACACCGAGGACATTCAGGCATGGTATCATATAGCAAAGAGATGAATAAAAACTTATCGACAACTAGTTGCGTTTTCTACTGGCCATCAACAGCCGGAATGTCCCGCTTGCCGTACTGCCGTCATCAGTACCGTCGTCGCTTCCGAAACAGCCCGCAAGGAGGACAGTTCCGAGCCCGTCTGTGGTTGCGACGAACGTCCGTCGCTTCATTTGTTCTGTCACAAATCCAAAAACGAGAGCCGTATGCGTGTGTCTGTGGCTGGGTACACCAGGATGGTAACTCACTTCCTCCGTATACCATATTCGATCACCAGGAGACACTACCGTCATAGCATGAGTTAGATGATGGCTAGTCAATTGCCTCCCGGGAAGGCGCCGACCGAACCAGCGCCGTGACGGTGATCGATTAGCCGCGAAATTTAGGAGCCACCATAGTCACGCACTTGGCTTGCGTAAACGGTGTTTACAACTGCGCCGAGAAGAATGAGCACGCTGGCGAAATACATCCACATGATGAAGAGTAGGACCGCGCCCAGAAAGCCGTACGCCTGATACTGACCGGCATTAGCGGCATACAACTGAAATCCGGCTTGCAGAAGAAGCCATCCAACACCCGCGACGAGTGCGCCTGGCAGGATTTCTTTGACCGAGACGTCGACTGGTGGCAATACGTAATAGAAGGGCAGAAAAATCAAAAAGAGGCCGACGGTCAAGCCCACCCACCCGAGAACACCAATAAATGGAACACCAACGAGTGATGGACGAGCGAGGAGCATGCCTAATCCAATCATTGCGACGACTGCGAGACCGACGATTCCCAGAACGATCAACCCATTAATGATCTGTTGGGCCAGGGATGTTTCGGGTTCGGATCCGTATACTTCGTCGAAGGCGAGGTCAAGGCCGCGAACGACCTTTATCGCGCTCCACGTCAAGGTGACTAAACTCACTACGGATGCCGTGCCTCGTCCAGCGGAGCCCGACAATGCCTGTTCGACGACTGTCACCCCTTGCTCCGATAGTTGACCTTCCACGAGCACTATAATTTGGTCCGCAAACGCTTGTCCACCAACCAGGGAACCAATCGCGAGCGAGATTAGTAGTAATGGAATTATTGAGACGAATGCGTAAAAGGCGACACTGGCAGCCAAAAAAGTAATCTTCTCCTCCTGAAAGACAGTTGCCACAGATCGAGCCGTCTCGATGGCACTCATTGGTACACTACTATTCGCGTCAAGATCACAGTATTTGGAATCGCGGTCATCTCTGTTTAGGGAGCAGGAAATTAGACGGCAATCCAGATGAAACTACCGTTAGTAAGGACTTCGACCCTATTTTGATAGATCCATCCTGAAGGGGAAGAAGACGTACGGCTGGTCGATGAAGCAACCCGACCTCGAGGAATAGGAGATGCTCTACGGTTGGTGGGACAGTGGGTAACCGATTCTGCAGTGCTGGGTCGATGGGTCCTCCATCAAGGCTAATCGAACTGTATGGTTGGGGTAGATAGTTATGGGATGAGCAGGCGCAAAACCTCGCACTTTAGCGCGGGGATACGCGCCGTCACTGGATGCCACTCTCCACCGATGACTGCACGTCTGGATATTCCACGGTTGCAATCCAAGTCTTTACAATACAGAGCAACATAACCAGTTATGGAGACGTTTCACGAATGTACGTCCACCGCACCTATCGGGCGAAAATCCGCAACCACCCTCAAGTGGAGCGGATGCTCGACCTACACGGGTGGAGTGCATCCAAACTGTGGAACGTTGCTAACTACCACTCCCGGCAAGTGTGGGAGGATACGGGCGAGATCCCCGACGACTCGGACTTGAAGAGCGAGTTGAAAGGTCATGACAACTACAAAGGACTCCATTCGCAATCCAGTCAGCGCGTTCTGGAGGAACTCGCTGAAGCCTTCAACTCGTGGTACGGTAAACGCAAGAACGACAGTCGAGCGAATCCGCCCGGCTACCGCAAGAAAAACTACTACGACGACAACGGCAACCGCGTCCACGAAGAACACCCGCGCAGTACGGTGACGTGGAAGCAGAAAGGTATTCGTCACGACCCAAAACACAACCGCGTCCGACTCTCAAAAGGTGCGAACCACAAAAACCACCCCAGAGACTGGGACTACATCCTCGTCGAATACGAGACTCGTTCCGAGGTTACGGTTGAAAACCTGCAACAAGTCAGGGCCGTCTACGATACGGCAAAGGGTCGATGGGAACTCCACCTCGTCTGCAAACACGAAGTTGACACACCCGACGCACCCGGCGAGGAGACTGCAGGCATCGACCTCGGTATCTGTAATTTCGCCGCCGTCGCGTACAGTACCGAGGAAGCCGACCTGTACCCCGGAAACCGCTTGAAGCAAGACGGGTACTACTTTCCCAAGGAAATCGCCAAGTGCGACGACTCGGGCGGGTCTGAGGCCACCCGACTCCATCACAAGTGGTCGGAGCGCCGTACGCACTTCTTCCACAGCCTCGCCAAACACATCATAGAGAGATGTCTTGAGCAGGGAGTGGGTCGCATCAACATCGGGAAGCTCAACGGCGTGCGTGAAGACGAGAACGGCGAGTCGAAGAACTGGGGTCGGCACGGCAACCTCGACCTGCATGGGTGGGCGTTCGACCGCTTCACGAAGATACTCACCTACAAGGCAAAAGTCGAGGGTATCGAGGTCGTAGAAGTTCCTGAGCGTTACACGAGCAAGACGTGTTGCGTATGCGGTAGAGAAGATGATAGTCAGCGTGTTGAACGTGGCTTGTACGTTTGCGAGGAGTGTGACGCGGCGTTCAACGCTGATGTGAACGGGGCGGAGAACATCCGTCTAAACAGCAACAAGGAAAGTAACTCCGAGTCTTCGGCCAGTTTGGACGGGGATAGGAGTACCGGCTGGTTGGCACAGCCCGGAGTCTACCTTTACGACTTGTCCCACGGATTCTCACCGAGGGAACAAGTGGTAGACTGCAAACCTTAATATCCCAACGCTGAGCGAACCAGAGGTTCGCGACGTACGCGAATCTTTGATTCGCTTGACTCGGGAATCCTCGCCCTTCAGGGCGGGGAGGATGTCAATAAGCGCGAGTGTCGCGACCCGATTAGACAGTTGGCCAGTACTCAATTCGATTTCAGATGGTGCGGAAAGTTTGACTAATACTGTCCGTCCCATATCAGAGTGGGCTCTGATGGCGTCCCGCTCACGTTCGTTTGCGAGACCACCGCGACGAACGGAGTGAGTCGCGGGCCGACGAACCGCCGAATGGGGGTGAGGACGGCTTTTTCCCCGTTTTTGCCTGCGAGGCGCGAACACAGTGAGCACCTCGAAAACGCGAGCGGTGACGGAACGGAACCGCGGGCAAGCCCGCGCGGCCCACAGCAAAAAGTGGGTGTAAAAGACCGAGTTTAAGTAGTTGCGTAGGGTATGACGGCTATATGCCGAACGGTAAGTACGCCGCACGCAAGCTCAAGAAGGACCGCCAGAATCACCGGTGGTCCGACACCGAGTATGCGCGGCGCGAACGGGGGCTGGGCAAAAAGTCCGACCCGCTCGAGGGTGCCCCCCAGGCCCGTGGTATCGTCCTGGAGAAGGTTGGGATCGAAGCGAAACAGCCGAACTCCGCCATCCGGAAATGCGTCCGCGTTCAGCTCATCAAGAACGGGAAACAGGTCACCGCGTTCGCCCCGGGCGACGGTGCCATCTCGTTCATCGACGAGCACGACGAGGTCACCATCGCTGGTATCGGTGGCGCGAAGGGCCGCGCCATGGGCGACCTCTCGGGCGTGAACTACAAGGTCGACAAGGTGAACGGCGTGGCGCTGCTCGAACTCGTTCGCGGAAACGCGGAGAAACCAGTCCGATAACATGTCCGAGGAAGCACCAGAGCCCGAGACGCCTGCGGGCACCGACGACGAGGAGATCCAGGCCGAGCTGTTCGGTCGATGGACCGTCTCCGAGATCCAGTACACCGATCCGAGTACACGGCGGTACATCTCCGTGACGCCGGTCGCCCACACGATGGGCCGTCACGCCTCCAAGCAGTTCAAGAAATCCGAGATCTCGGTCGTGGAACGTCTGGCAAACCGCCTGATGCAGAACGCCGAGAACACGGGCAAAAAACAGCAGGCACTGAAGATCATCCGCGAGGCGTTCGAGACCGTGGACGAGCGGGCCGACGAGAACCCCGTCCAGGTACTCGTTCGCGCCATCGAGAACGCAGCGCCTCGCGAGGAGACCGTCCGGCTGAAGTACGGCGGCATTTCCGTTCCGAAGGCGGTCGACGTCGCGCCCCAGCGGCGCGTCGACCAGGCCCTGAAATTCATCGCCGACGGCACATTTAACGATTCGTTTAAGTCTCCCACCTCCGTCGAGGATGCACTCGCCCAGCAGTTGCTCGGTGCGTCCGACTACGACGTCCAGACGTATGCGGTGGGACAGAAAGAGGAAAAAGAGCGCGTCGCGGCGGCGGCACGCTAACGGTCTGTCCTCAATCCATTTTTCCGGTCCGGACGGTCGGTGAGCGGCGTCGCTTCGATCGAACGTTTCAACACTGTACGGGCGAATAGCCTTGCGTCGGCCTCACACGCGGCGGATCCGCCGATTCGAAACAGCACCCTTTTGTCCCTGCTATTGATAGACCAACCATAATGGGCCGACGAAAGAAAATCGTCGAACAGTGCGAGCGATTGATGGACCATCCGGATCAGATCCGGAATATCGCCATCGCCGCTCACGTCGACCACGGGAAGACGACGCTGACGGACAATCTTCTCGCCGGTGCGGGAATGATCTCAGAGGACACGGCCGGCGAACAGCTCGCGATGGACACCGAGGAGGACGAACAGGAACGGGGCATCACCATCGACGCGGCGAACGTTTCTATGACCCACGAGTACGGGGGCGACGACCACCTCATCAACCTCATCGACACCCCGGGCCACGTCGACTTCGGCGGGGACGTCACCCGGGCGATGCGTGCCGTCGACGGCGCGCTCGTCGTGGTGGACGCCGTCGAGGGCGCGATGCCACAGACCGAGACGGTCGTCCGGCAGGCGCTTCGTGAGGGCGTCAAGCCGACCCTCTTTATCAACAAGGTCGACCGCCTCATCTCGGAACTCCAGGAGGGGCCCGAGGAGATGCAAGAACGTCTTCTGAAGGTCATCCAGGACGTCAACGAACTCATCCGTGGGATGACCAAGGACAAGGATATCGACTGGACCGTCTCCGTCGAAGACGGGACGGTCGCTTTCGGCTCCGCGCTGTACAAGTGGGGCGTCTCCATGCCCTCGATGCAGGAGACTGGCATGGACTTCGGAGACATCATCCAACTCGAGCGCGACCGCAAGCGCCAGGAACTCCACGAGCGGACGCCGCTGTCGGACGTCGTCCTCGACATGGTCGTCAAGCACTTCCCGAATCCGGTCGACGCGCAGCCCCGCCGTATCCCGGCTGTGTGGCGGGGGGACCCCGAATCCGATATCGCCGAGGAGATGGCCATGGTCGACCCCGATGGCGAGGTCGTCCTGATGGTCACGGACATCTCAATGGACCCGCACGCCGGCGAGATCGCGACCGGCCGGGTCTTCTCGGGAACCCTCGAGAAGGGCCAGGAGCTGTACGTCTCCGGGACGGCAGGGAAGAACCGCCTCCAGAGCGTGGGCCTGTTCATGGGTGGCGAGCGCGAGGAAGTCGATCGGGTCCCGGCCGGGAACATCGCCGCCGTCACCGGCCTGGCCGACGCCATCGCCGGCTCCACGGTATCCTCCGTCGAGATGACACCGTTCGAGTCCATCGAACACATCTCCGAGCCGGTCATCACGAAGTCCATCGAGGCACAGCGTATGGACGACCTGCCCAAACTCATCGAGACGCTCCAGCAGGTTGCCAAGGAGGACCCGACGATCCAGATCGAGATCAACGAGGACACCGGAGAACACCTGGTCTCCGGACAGGGCGAACTCCACCTCGAGGTCATCACCCAGCGCATCGAGCGCAACCAGGGGATCCCGGTCCGGACCGGGGAGCCCATCGTCGTCTATCGGGAGACGCCGACTCAGGCCTCCGAGGAGGTCGAGGGCATTTCGCCAAACCGCCACAACCGATTCTACGTGACCGTCGAAACCCTCGACGACGACATCACCGACACGATCAAGCTCGGTGAGGCGTCCATGGACATGCCCGAACAGGAGCGCCGAGAATCGCTCCAGGAGGCCGGTATGGACAAGGACACCTCCCAGAACGTCGAGGACATCATCGGCACCAACGTCTTCGTGGACGACACGAAGGGTATTCAGCA is a genomic window of Halanaeroarchaeum sulfurireducens containing:
- a CDS encoding 30S ribosomal protein S7 translates to MSEEAPEPETPAGTDDEEIQAELFGRWTVSEIQYTDPSTRRYISVTPVAHTMGRHASKQFKKSEISVVERLANRLMQNAENTGKKQQALKIIREAFETVDERADENPVQVLVRAIENAAPREETVRLKYGGISVPKAVDVAPQRRVDQALKFIADGTFNDSFKSPTSVEDALAQQLLGASDYDVQTYAVGQKEEKERVAAAAR
- a CDS encoding DUF502 domain-containing protein, whose amino-acid sequence is MTASGETSDYDGLQGFLRESVVTGTAIILPLLVTVLVLRFFVNFVSQILEPVVQLVSVATSTGGLPDPVLKLITFLTLVTAILFVGAISESGSVNVGGGATLETLIARIPGIGSLYQGVDEMSQVLLDNDTDSFQEVKIVEFPTDGSFSLAFLTAETPEVVMDPLEHEEMVTVYLPLAPNPVVGGYVLHVAAERVYDIDMTVEEGIQSIVTSGVATGHQSGDALSEDMIDRINRRFNRMDIVPRVESVEEYAQVAYEKLGPTHSESADRSETSEESDDSDPGDR
- a CDS encoding elongation factor EF-2 — encoded protein: MGRRKKIVEQCERLMDHPDQIRNIAIAAHVDHGKTTLTDNLLAGAGMISEDTAGEQLAMDTEEDEQERGITIDAANVSMTHEYGGDDHLINLIDTPGHVDFGGDVTRAMRAVDGALVVVDAVEGAMPQTETVVRQALREGVKPTLFINKVDRLISELQEGPEEMQERLLKVIQDVNELIRGMTKDKDIDWTVSVEDGTVAFGSALYKWGVSMPSMQETGMDFGDIIQLERDRKRQELHERTPLSDVVLDMVVKHFPNPVDAQPRRIPAVWRGDPESDIAEEMAMVDPDGEVVLMVTDISMDPHAGEIATGRVFSGTLEKGQELYVSGTAGKNRLQSVGLFMGGEREEVDRVPAGNIAAVTGLADAIAGSTVSSVEMTPFESIEHISEPVITKSIEAQRMDDLPKLIETLQQVAKEDPTIQIEINEDTGEHLVSGQGELHLEVITQRIERNQGIPVRTGEPIVVYRETPTQASEEVEGISPNRHNRFYVTVETLDDDITDTIKLGEASMDMPEQERRESLQEAGMDKDTSQNVEDIIGTNVFVDDTKGIQHLNETMELVIEGLEEALGDGPLAAEPVEGALIRLHDARLHEDAIHRGPAQVIPAVREAVHRGLIDGEIRLLEPIQDVRIDVPSEHMGAASGEIQGRRGRVDDMYQEGDLMVVEGIAPVGEMIGFSSDIRSATEGRASWNTENAGFRVLADNLQPEKITEIRERKGMKTELPASIDYF
- a CDS encoding 30S ribosomal protein S12, encoding MPNGKYAARKLKKDRQNHRWSDTEYARRERGLGKKSDPLEGAPQARGIVLEKVGIEAKQPNSAIRKCVRVQLIKNGKQVTAFAPGDGAISFIDEHDEVTIAGIGGAKGRAMGDLSGVNYKVDKVNGVALLELVRGNAEKPVR
- a CDS encoding mechanosensitive ion channel family protein, whose translation is MVNGTLVNDLLPNPSVYLRIIRFLAILIIGIILTRAAIVPVIRRVLRKREAGTETIHSVVSLTSVIGYFLSFTIALQAANFGSIVTILGAMTAALVVAMGFGMRDQISNIVAGFLIYGSNPFIVGDYIKSQTAEGVVESIDLVSTTLSGSSSQKIVVPNAQLTTEELRNYTKASRTKASIRVTLPLEQLVEGTELLKDLVDKRSEVLDDPAPDIFYSETDGEVYAEIHFSLETSRNAKEIKSDILEDFTRQMVEAGLADMGDLDENEG
- a CDS encoding sensor histidine kinase produces the protein MINADPTMLQTLFENLFRNAVGHGGFDVTVRVQPLPDGFLVEDTGSGISMDLREEVMEHGFTTGYSGTGIGLTIVQRIAEDHDWCVSLGVSSEGGARFEFRQC
- a CDS encoding RNA-guided endonuclease InsQ/TnpB family protein gives rise to the protein MYVHRTYRAKIRNHPQVERMLDLHGWSASKLWNVANYHSRQVWEDTGEIPDDSDLKSELKGHDNYKGLHSQSSQRVLEELAEAFNSWYGKRKNDSRANPPGYRKKNYYDDNGNRVHEEHPRSTVTWKQKGIRHDPKHNRVRLSKGANHKNHPRDWDYILVEYETRSEVTVENLQQVRAVYDTAKGRWELHLVCKHEVDTPDAPGEETAGIDLGICNFAAVAYSTEEADLYPGNRLKQDGYYFPKEIAKCDDSGGSEATRLHHKWSERRTHFFHSLAKHIIERCLEQGVGRINIGKLNGVREDENGESKNWGRHGNLDLHGWAFDRFTKILTYKAKVEGIEVVEVPERYTSKTCCVCGREDDSQRVERGLYVCEECDAAFNADVNGAENIRLNSNKESNSESSASLDGDRSTGWLAQPGVYLYDLSHGFSPREQVVDCKP
- a CDS encoding DUF1328 domain-containing protein; this translates as MVNVPTILNDATATQSLPLLFGGDLIGLAILFLILAVVAVIFGAKGIAGLSMDIAKWLVIIFIVLAIISFVL
- a CDS encoding YihY/virulence factor BrkB family protein, with product MSAIETARSVATVFQEEKITFLAASVAFYAFVSIIPLLLISLAIGSLVGGQAFADQIIVLVEGQLSEQGVTVVEQALSGSAGRGTASVVSLVTLTWSAIKVVRGLDLAFDEVYGSEPETSLAQQIINGLIVLGIVGLAVVAMIGLGMLLARPSLVGVPFIGVLGWVGLTVGLFLIFLPFYYVLPPVDVSVKEILPGALVAGVGWLLLQAGFQLYAANAGQYQAYGFLGAVLLFIMWMYFASVLILLGAVVNTVYASQVRDYGGS